In Deltaproteobacteria bacterium, the following proteins share a genomic window:
- a CDS encoding penicillin acylase family protein, with translation MQRVFGARSAWTLAGERQVPIRRDQHGVPHVYAQAEADLYRGIGNCHGTDRALQMLLLRIVGQGRAAEVLDGSDDMLRLDRFFRRLNLAAGADEELAKASPEHRALALAYCEGVNEALAERTPWELRLVGHRPLPWTMADLVLTSRVVGFIGLAQSQGDMEHLLVEMVQAGIPRAHLDELFPGQLAGLDLDLIARVTLGERLVPETLRWANVLPRAVASNNWVLAPKKTRSGRALLANDPHLEVNRLPNVWYEIVVELGERFCVAATMPGLPSLLLGRTNDLAWGATYTFLDGIDSWIEDCRDGRYRRARKGRDRWVPFRTRAETIRRKGKPAVTITFHENDHGVLDGDPSVPGLYLATRWASGSGTGAASLAASFAMLTAPDVAAGMEQLGRLEPSFNWVLADRHGNIGYQMSGRMPVRRAGWSGLGPVPGWDPENDWQGFVAPEDLPRAYNPEAGFIATANDDLNHLGKARPINLPMGPYRAERIAALLAARDDWTPADVAAMQMDVLSPHAERFLAILRPLLPVTPAADVLRSWDCRYDPASVGATLFERFYRGLVREVFGAVCGAEVMRHLAGETAILADFYYNLDRVLLAETSVWFGGETRDAIYARVIARSLDGPLTTWGSEQQVMMKHLALGGRLPVWAGFDRGPIPLRGNRATIHQGQVYRSGGRVTSFAPSYRMVTDFAETCTHTSLAGGPSDRRFSPWYTSEVDDWLAGHFKTLRPGPALPR, from the coding sequence ATGCAACGGGTCTTCGGAGCTCGCAGCGCGTGGACCCTGGCCGGCGAGCGCCAGGTGCCGATCAGGCGCGACCAACATGGCGTGCCGCACGTCTACGCGCAGGCCGAGGCCGACCTCTATCGCGGCATCGGCAACTGCCACGGCACCGACCGCGCCCTGCAGATGCTGCTCCTGCGCATCGTCGGCCAGGGGCGCGCCGCGGAGGTCCTCGACGGCAGCGACGACATGCTGCGCCTCGACCGCTTCTTCCGCCGGCTGAACCTCGCCGCGGGCGCCGACGAGGAGCTCGCGAAAGCGTCGCCCGAGCACCGCGCGCTCGCCCTCGCGTACTGCGAGGGCGTGAACGAGGCGCTCGCGGAGCGTACGCCATGGGAGCTCCGGCTCGTCGGCCACCGGCCGCTCCCATGGACGATGGCCGACCTCGTCCTGACCTCGCGCGTCGTCGGCTTCATCGGGCTCGCGCAGTCGCAAGGCGACATGGAGCACCTGCTCGTGGAGATGGTGCAGGCGGGGATCCCGCGCGCGCATCTCGACGAGCTCTTCCCGGGCCAGCTCGCCGGCCTCGACCTCGACCTGATCGCCCGTGTCACGCTCGGCGAACGGCTCGTCCCCGAGACGCTGCGCTGGGCGAACGTGCTGCCGCGCGCGGTCGCGTCCAACAACTGGGTGCTCGCGCCGAAGAAGACCAGGAGCGGCCGGGCGCTCCTCGCCAACGACCCGCACCTCGAGGTGAACCGCCTGCCGAACGTCTGGTACGAGATCGTCGTCGAGCTCGGCGAGCGCTTCTGCGTCGCCGCCACCATGCCGGGCCTGCCGTCGCTGCTGCTCGGGCGCACCAACGACCTCGCGTGGGGTGCGACCTACACCTTCCTCGACGGCATCGACTCGTGGATCGAGGACTGCCGCGACGGCCGCTACCGACGCGCCAGGAAGGGGCGCGACCGCTGGGTGCCCTTCCGCACCCGCGCCGAGACGATCCGCCGCAAGGGTAAGCCCGCGGTGACCATCACGTTCCACGAGAACGACCACGGCGTGCTCGACGGGGACCCGAGCGTACCGGGCCTCTACCTCGCGACGCGCTGGGCCTCGGGAAGCGGCACCGGCGCCGCGTCGCTGGCCGCGTCGTTCGCGATGCTGACGGCGCCCGACGTCGCCGCCGGCATGGAGCAGCTCGGCCGGCTCGAGCCGTCCTTCAACTGGGTGCTCGCCGACCGCCACGGCAACATCGGCTACCAGATGTCGGGCCGCATGCCGGTGCGGCGCGCGGGCTGGAGCGGGCTCGGTCCCGTCCCCGGCTGGGATCCCGAGAACGACTGGCAGGGCTTCGTCGCGCCGGAGGACCTGCCGCGCGCCTACAACCCGGAAGCGGGCTTCATCGCGACCGCGAACGACGACTTGAACCACCTCGGCAAGGCCCGCCCGATCAACCTGCCGATGGGGCCGTACCGCGCCGAGCGGATCGCCGCGCTCCTCGCGGCGCGCGACGACTGGACGCCCGCGGACGTCGCCGCGATGCAGATGGACGTGCTCTCGCCGCACGCCGAGCGCTTCCTGGCGATCCTCCGCCCGCTCCTGCCCGTCACGCCCGCCGCCGACGTCCTGCGCTCCTGGGACTGCCGCTACGACCCGGCGTCGGTCGGCGCGACGCTGTTCGAGCGCTTCTACCGCGGACTCGTGCGCGAGGTGTTCGGCGCCGTCTGCGGCGCCGAGGTCATGCGACACCTCGCCGGCGAGACCGCGATCCTCGCCGATTTCTACTACAACCTCGACCGCGTGCTCCTCGCGGAGACGAGCGTCTGGTTCGGCGGGGAGACCCGCGACGCGATCTACGCGCGGGTGATCGCGCGCTCGCTCGACGGACCGCTCACGACCTGGGGCAGCGAACAGCAGGTGATGATGAAGCACCTCGCGCTCGGCGGCCGGCTGCCGGTCTGGGCCGGGTTCGACCGCGGCCCGATCCCGCTCCGCGGCAACCGCGCCACGATCCACCAGGGGCAGGTCTACCGCTCGGGCGGTCGGGTCACGAGCTTCGCGCCGTCCTACCGGATGGTGACCGACTTCGCCGAGACCTGCACGCACACGAGCCTCGCCGGCGGTCCGTCGGACCGCCGCTTCTCGCCGTGGTACACGTCGGAGGTGGACGATTGGCTCGCGGGGCACTTCAAGACGCTGCGCCCGGGCCCGGCGCTCCCCCGATGA
- a CDS encoding GIY-YIG nuclease family protein: MHVVYILRCNDGTLYTGAAKDLTRRLAQHAAGRASRYTRARLPVELLWSRRVRTWGDALSTEHWIKTLTREEKHALVAGARLRRPRGA, translated from the coding sequence ATGCACGTCGTCTACATCCTCCGCTGCAACGACGGCACACTCTACACCGGCGCCGCCAAGGACCTCACGCGCCGCCTCGCGCAGCACGCCGCCGGCCGCGCGTCGCGCTACACGCGCGCCCGCCTGCCCGTCGAGCTCCTGTGGTCACGGCGTGTCCGCACCTGGGGCGACGCGCTCTCGACCGAGCACTGGATCAAGACCCTCACGCGCGAAGAGAAGCACGCCCTGGTCGCGGGCGCGCGCCTGCGCCGACCCCGCGGCGCATGA
- a CDS encoding ABC-F family ATP-binding cassette domain-containing protein: MSGPVILSVQGIAKAYGAAPLFSGLSLAIAEGDRVGVVGPNGSGKSTLLRILAGLETPDAGTRALRRLARVGFVAQDPGFPAGATVEQVVAEAIADDGPEDHGDAALRVAKAVSRAGFADPTAPADTLSGGWRKRLAIVRALAREPDVLLLDEPTNHLDVEGIVWLEALLRAEPRACLLVSHDRWFLENVAERMIEIDRIHPSGIFATSGRYSDFLERRDAALREQAAYRDTLANRVRGEIAWLRQGAKARTTKQQARIAEAARLIGELAAADDRARAARPGIAFTASGRQTRRLVVASRLGKDLGGRTIVGKLDLVLGPGVRLGLLGANGSGKSTLLGLLAKAIAPDRGAVTHADDLRVVHFTQERAGLDPTWLLRRVLAGEADTVIYRDRPVHVASWAKRFLFQTEQLGQPVGRLSGGERARVHIARLMLQPADVLLLDEPTNDLDIPTLEILEESLLEFPGAIVLVTHDRFLLDRVSSSLLALDGAGGVQPYADLAQWQSAVARTAAAAKAARPRPATPARAPAAARRLGYHEQREWEAMEATILAAEAELEARRAALTDPAIAADAGELARRLAAAEAASTEVDRLYARWSELEAKRA; this comes from the coding sequence ATGAGCGGACCCGTCATCCTGTCGGTCCAGGGGATCGCCAAGGCCTACGGCGCGGCTCCCCTCTTCAGCGGTCTCTCGCTCGCGATCGCGGAAGGCGACCGCGTCGGCGTCGTCGGACCGAACGGCAGCGGCAAGTCGACGCTGCTCCGCATCCTCGCCGGGCTCGAGACGCCCGACGCGGGCACGCGCGCGCTCCGCCGGCTCGCGCGCGTCGGCTTCGTCGCCCAGGACCCGGGCTTCCCGGCCGGCGCGACCGTCGAGCAGGTCGTCGCCGAGGCGATCGCCGACGACGGCCCCGAGGACCACGGCGACGCCGCGCTCCGCGTCGCGAAGGCGGTGAGCCGCGCCGGCTTCGCGGACCCGACCGCGCCCGCCGACACCCTCTCGGGCGGGTGGCGGAAGCGCCTCGCGATCGTCCGCGCGCTCGCCCGCGAGCCCGACGTGCTCCTCCTCGACGAGCCGACGAACCACCTGGACGTCGAGGGCATCGTGTGGCTCGAGGCGCTGCTCCGCGCCGAGCCGCGGGCCTGTCTCCTCGTGAGCCACGACCGCTGGTTCCTCGAGAACGTCGCCGAGCGCATGATCGAGATCGACCGCATCCACCCGAGCGGGATCTTCGCGACGAGCGGCCGCTACAGCGACTTCCTCGAGCGCCGCGACGCCGCGCTCCGCGAGCAGGCGGCCTACCGCGACACGCTCGCGAACCGCGTGCGCGGCGAGATCGCCTGGCTGCGCCAGGGGGCCAAGGCGCGCACGACGAAGCAGCAGGCGCGCATCGCCGAGGCCGCGCGCCTGATCGGCGAGCTCGCGGCGGCCGACGACCGCGCCCGCGCCGCCAGACCCGGGATCGCGTTCACGGCGTCCGGACGGCAGACCCGCCGACTCGTCGTCGCGAGCCGCCTCGGCAAAGACCTCGGCGGCCGCACGATCGTCGGGAAGCTCGACCTCGTGCTCGGGCCGGGCGTGCGCCTCGGCCTCCTCGGCGCCAACGGCAGCGGCAAGTCGACACTCCTCGGCCTCCTCGCGAAGGCCATCGCACCCGACCGCGGCGCCGTCACCCACGCCGACGACCTCCGGGTCGTCCACTTCACGCAGGAACGCGCCGGGCTCGATCCCACCTGGCTGCTCCGGCGCGTGCTCGCGGGCGAAGCCGACACCGTGATCTACCGCGACCGCCCGGTGCACGTCGCGTCCTGGGCCAAGCGCTTCCTCTTCCAGACCGAGCAGCTCGGGCAACCGGTCGGCCGCCTCTCGGGGGGCGAACGGGCGCGCGTCCATATCGCCCGTCTCATGCTGCAGCCGGCCGACGTCCTTCTCCTCGACGAGCCCACCAACGACCTCGACATCCCGACGCTCGAGATCCTGGAGGAGAGCCTCCTCGAGTTTCCCGGCGCCATCGTGCTGGTGACGCACGACCGCTTCCTCCTCGACCGCGTCTCCTCCTCGCTCCTGGCGCTCGACGGCGCGGGCGGCGTCCAACCCTACGCCGACCTCGCGCAATGGCAGTCGGCGGTCGCCCGCACCGCCGCGGCCGCGAAGGCCGCCCGGCCGCGGCCGGCCACGCCGGCGCGCGCCCCCGCCGCGGCCAGGCGCCTCGGCTACCACGAGCAGCGCGAGTGGGAGGCGATGGAAGCGACGATCCTCGCCGCCGAGGCGGAGCTCGAGGCCCGCCGCGCCGCGCTCACCGACCCGGCGATCGCCGCCGACGCCGGCGAGCTCGCGCGCCGCCTGGCGGCGGCCGAGGCGGCGAGCACCGAGGTCGACCGGCTCTACGCGCGCTGGTCGGAGCTCGAGGCCAAGCGGGCCTGA
- a CDS encoding nitroreductase family protein, translating to MSLEDAMRTQRAIRRLKPDPVDDALILKCIELALKAPTGSNAQNWEFVVVKDRQVKAKLARLNRTAWAAYGGIGRFLARRQGDDETMRIIDAVQWQADHFEDVPVVVVACLNTWVPPLPSIAVSSFYGSIYPSVQNLLLAARAAGLGAALITLPLWSRTLARWALGLPWTVTPVAVVPMGWPTGRYGPTMRKPVEDVVSLDRYGNRAFVKR from the coding sequence ATGTCCCTCGAGGACGCGATGCGGACGCAGCGCGCGATCCGCCGCCTCAAGCCCGACCCGGTCGACGACGCGCTGATTCTCAAGTGCATCGAGCTCGCGTTGAAGGCGCCGACCGGCTCGAACGCCCAGAACTGGGAGTTCGTGGTCGTGAAGGATCGCCAGGTGAAGGCGAAGCTCGCACGCCTGAACCGCACGGCGTGGGCGGCCTACGGCGGCATCGGGCGCTTCCTCGCCCGGCGCCAGGGCGACGACGAGACGATGCGCATCATCGACGCCGTGCAGTGGCAGGCCGATCACTTCGAGGACGTCCCAGTCGTCGTCGTCGCGTGCCTCAACACCTGGGTGCCGCCCCTACCGTCGATCGCGGTGAGCAGCTTCTACGGCTCGATCTATCCGTCGGTGCAGAACCTGCTGCTCGCGGCGCGCGCCGCCGGGCTCGGCGCTGCGCTCATCACGCTGCCGCTCTGGAGCCGCACGCTTGCGCGCTGGGCGCTCGGCCTCCCGTGGACGGTGACGCCGGTTGCGGTCGTGCCGATGGGCTGGCCGACGGGCCGTTACGGCCCGACGATGCGGAAGCCGGTGGAAGACGTCGTGTCGCTCGATCGGTACGGGAACCGGGCGTTCGTGAAGCGCTGA
- a CDS encoding TIGR03560 family F420-dependent LLM class oxidoreductase, translated as MVQFGTFAPQGWRLEMRGIAGGAAQWQRLKSVARTLEGIGYDSLWLYDHFHTVPRTEIQPTFECWTTMAALAEATSTIRLGQLVTCALYRNPGYLAKVSACVDVISGGRVDVGLGAGWKQDEFDAYDYPFPRIRERLDRMADTARILKAMWTEEKATVQGKYLQIKNAVNEPKPLQRPHPPLWIGSQGPKVGLRMVAELAEGWNHNRGQAAFDEKLPILMQHCKDIGRDPKTMRISVERTCAIFNDDEERQAHIARCWPGVSPERIKTFLDESCTGTPETIAKELNHYIERGAELVILWFQDLADVGSGTSMAERFMKEVKPLLKN; from the coding sequence ATGGTCCAGTTCGGCACGTTCGCACCCCAGGGATGGCGGCTCGAGATGCGCGGCATCGCGGGCGGCGCGGCGCAGTGGCAGCGCCTGAAGAGCGTCGCGCGGACGCTGGAAGGGATCGGCTACGACTCGCTCTGGCTCTACGATCACTTCCACACCGTGCCGCGGACCGAGATCCAGCCGACCTTCGAGTGCTGGACCACCATGGCGGCGCTCGCGGAGGCGACCTCGACGATCCGCCTCGGCCAGCTCGTGACCTGCGCGCTCTACCGCAACCCCGGCTATCTCGCGAAGGTGAGCGCGTGCGTCGACGTGATCAGCGGCGGGCGCGTCGACGTCGGGCTCGGCGCCGGCTGGAAGCAGGACGAGTTCGACGCCTACGACTATCCCTTCCCGCGGATCCGCGAGCGGCTCGACCGCATGGCCGATACGGCGCGCATCCTGAAGGCGATGTGGACCGAGGAGAAGGCGACGGTCCAGGGGAAGTACCTCCAGATCAAGAACGCGGTGAACGAGCCGAAGCCGCTCCAGAGACCGCACCCGCCGCTCTGGATCGGCTCGCAGGGTCCGAAGGTGGGCCTCCGCATGGTGGCCGAGCTCGCGGAGGGCTGGAACCACAACCGCGGCCAGGCGGCCTTCGACGAGAAGCTCCCGATCCTCATGCAGCACTGCAAGGACATCGGCCGCGACCCGAAGACCATGCGGATCTCGGTCGAGCGCACGTGCGCCATCTTCAACGACGACGAGGAGCGCCAGGCCCACATCGCGCGCTGCTGGCCGGGCGTCAGCCCGGAGCGCATCAAGACCTTCCTCGACGAGTCGTGCACGGGTACGCCGGAGACGATCGCGAAGGAGCTGAACCACTACATCGAGCGCGGCGCCGAGCTCGTCATCCTCTGGTTCCAGGATCTCGCCGACGTCGGCAGCGGGACGTCGATGGCCGAGCGCTTCATGAAGGAAGTGAAGCCGTTGTTGAAGAATTGA
- a CDS encoding type II toxin-antitoxin system prevent-host-death family antitoxin, giving the protein MKVRDGDARSKRNATTTRSVAEARKSVNDRDLTMTTRALYSRGVARSYPVDEAKAKLGEILRQVKRGRSVVLSERGRDVARIVPIEPRGGLDARLAAMERVGVIVPATSPPTSIRPIARRRGALRRFLRSRS; this is encoded by the coding sequence GTGAAAGTGCGGGACGGCGACGCGAGAAGCAAGCGCAATGCGACCACTACTCGTAGCGTTGCGGAAGCCCGCAAAAGCGTGAACGATCGCGACTTGACGATGACGACAAGAGCACTCTACTCCCGAGGGGTGGCGCGCAGTTACCCGGTCGACGAGGCCAAGGCCAAGCTTGGCGAGATCCTCCGGCAGGTAAAGCGCGGCAGGAGCGTGGTGCTCTCCGAGCGCGGTCGCGACGTTGCTCGGATCGTCCCGATCGAGCCGCGCGGGGGTCTCGACGCCCGTTTGGCCGCGATGGAACGCGTCGGCGTGATCGTGCCCGCAACGAGCCCCCCGACGAGCATCCGCCCGATCGCTCGTCGGCGCGGTGCCCTCCGTCGGTTCCTGCGATCGCGCTCGTGA
- a CDS encoding PIN domain-containing protein, whose protein sequence is MTTAYVDSSFFLGIAFDEARGSHLRDVLARYERLVSCDLLIAECLSAALRESVDDDVILEALRGIALVLPFRSLASEMRSTLEKGHLRGADLWHLACALFVAEDETDRVAFLTRDVSQRRIARRLGFPTP, encoded by the coding sequence GTGACGACCGCATACGTCGACAGCTCCTTTTTTCTCGGTATCGCCTTCGACGAGGCACGCGGCTCCCACCTTCGTGATGTCCTCGCGCGCTACGAGCGGCTGGTCAGCTGTGACCTCCTCATCGCGGAGTGCCTATCCGCGGCACTGCGCGAATCGGTAGACGATGACGTCATCTTGGAGGCGTTACGTGGGATCGCGCTCGTACTGCCTTTTCGGTCACTTGCCAGTGAAATGCGGTCGACTTTGGAAAAAGGCCACCTGCGCGGCGCCGACCTTTGGCACCTCGCCTGCGCCCTCTTCGTGGCCGAGGACGAAACCGACCGCGTGGCCTTTCTCACCCGCGATGTTTCGCAGCGCCGCATCGCCCGGCGCCTCGGCTTCCCGACCCCGTAA
- a CDS encoding SDR family oxidoreductase, whose protein sequence is MANQDPAVAVVTGGGGGIGRALALRLARDGFAIGVLDRDRAGADATVDAVAAAGGRASAVTADVTDQSQVVRAFADLKARLGPTRVLVNNVGWDVFGPFAESDAETWAKIIGVNYLGMLHCTHAALADVAAAGNAGRIISIGSDAARVGSFGESVYAGCKGAIIAFSKSLARELARERVPVNVICPGPTDTALLQDVGASALGAKIVAGMTNAIPFRRLGTPEEIAEAVAFFASPAAGFITGQVLSVSGGLTMAG, encoded by the coding sequence ATGGCGAACCAAGATCCGGCGGTGGCCGTCGTCACCGGCGGCGGTGGCGGCATCGGGCGCGCGCTCGCGCTCCGGCTCGCGCGCGACGGCTTCGCGATCGGCGTCCTCGACCGCGACCGTGCCGGCGCCGACGCGACGGTCGACGCCGTCGCCGCGGCCGGCGGACGCGCCTCGGCCGTGACGGCGGACGTGACCGACCAGTCGCAGGTCGTCCGCGCCTTCGCGGACCTGAAGGCGCGCCTCGGGCCGACCCGCGTGCTCGTGAACAACGTCGGGTGGGACGTCTTCGGCCCGTTCGCCGAGAGCGACGCCGAGACGTGGGCGAAGATCATCGGCGTCAACTACCTCGGCATGCTGCACTGCACGCACGCCGCGCTCGCCGACGTCGCGGCCGCCGGCAACGCGGGCCGCATCATCAGCATCGGCTCGGACGCGGCGCGTGTCGGGAGCTTCGGCGAGTCCGTCTACGCCGGCTGCAAGGGGGCCATCATCGCCTTCTCGAAGTCGCTCGCGCGCGAGCTCGCGCGCGAGCGCGTGCCGGTGAACGTGATCTGCCCGGGCCCGACCGACACCGCGCTCTTGCAGGACGTCGGCGCGAGCGCGCTCGGCGCGAAGATCGTCGCCGGCATGACGAACGCGATCCCGTTCCGCCGGCTCGGCACGCCCGAGGAAATCGCCGAGGCCGTCGCGTTCTTCGCGTCGCCGGCGGCGGGGTTCATCACGGGGCAGGTGCTCTCGGTGAGCGGCGGCTTGACGATGGCGGGGTAG
- a CDS encoding fatty acid--CoA ligase, whose amino-acid sequence MRSTMQDHPLTITDLFTYGRTVHADSTVATRDERGTRRATFAAVAARAERLAAALARLGVRPGDRVATFAWNSQEHLEAYFAIPAMGAVLHTLNIRLFPEQLVYVANHAEDRVVIVDDSLVPLLAKVRPLLETVEHVIVVGDGDASALAADALRYEDLLAAERPGYAWPEIDERRAAAMCYTSGTTGNPKGVVYSHRSTWLHSLALTSGAAYALNDRDRALLVVPMFHANAWGLPYAAWQVGADLVMPGRHLQAAPLARLVTEERPTVAAAVPTIWNDLLRHAEEHPVDFSSLRVVMCGGSAVPRVLMEKFEERHGVRIIQAWGMTETSPLAAIAVPPKGVPAAEEMPWRAKTGRVCPGVALRIVDDAGQPLPWDGATAGEIEVRGPWITGAYYRDHAPEKFHDGWLRTGDVGTVDAKGFVQITDRAKDVIKSGGEWISSVELENEIMAHPDVVEAAVIGIPDDRWQERPLACVVLRPGRATAAADLHAFLAGRVARWWLPERFAFIAEVPKTSVGKFDKKVLRARHAAGGLDVVEVGRS is encoded by the coding sequence ATGCGCTCGACGATGCAGGATCACCCGCTCACCATCACCGATCTCTTCACCTACGGCCGCACCGTCCACGCGGACAGCACGGTCGCGACCCGCGACGAGCGGGGCACGCGCCGCGCGACCTTCGCCGCCGTCGCGGCGCGGGCCGAGCGGCTCGCGGCGGCGCTCGCGCGCCTCGGCGTCCGGCCCGGCGACCGCGTCGCGACCTTCGCCTGGAACTCGCAGGAGCACCTCGAAGCCTACTTCGCGATCCCGGCGATGGGCGCCGTGCTGCACACCCTCAACATCCGCCTCTTTCCCGAACAGCTCGTCTACGTCGCGAACCACGCCGAGGACCGCGTGGTCATCGTCGACGACTCGCTCGTACCGCTGCTCGCCAAGGTGCGGCCGCTCCTCGAGACCGTCGAGCACGTGATCGTCGTCGGCGACGGCGACGCGAGCGCGCTCGCCGCCGACGCGTTGCGCTACGAAGACCTGCTCGCGGCCGAGCGGCCGGGCTACGCCTGGCCGGAGATCGACGAGCGCCGCGCCGCCGCCATGTGCTACACGAGCGGCACGACGGGGAACCCGAAGGGCGTCGTCTACAGCCACCGCTCGACCTGGCTGCATTCGCTCGCGCTCACGAGCGGCGCCGCCTACGCACTCAACGACCGCGACCGCGCGCTCCTCGTCGTCCCGATGTTCCACGCCAACGCCTGGGGCCTCCCCTACGCGGCGTGGCAAGTGGGCGCCGACCTCGTGATGCCGGGCCGCCATCTCCAGGCCGCGCCGCTCGCGCGCCTGGTCACCGAGGAGCGGCCGACCGTCGCCGCCGCCGTGCCGACGATCTGGAACGACCTCCTGCGCCATGCCGAGGAGCACCCGGTCGACTTCTCGTCGCTGCGCGTCGTCATGTGCGGCGGCTCGGCGGTCCCGCGCGTGCTCATGGAGAAGTTCGAGGAGCGCCACGGCGTGCGCATCATCCAGGCCTGGGGCATGACCGAAACGAGCCCGCTGGCGGCGATCGCGGTGCCGCCGAAGGGCGTCCCGGCCGCCGAGGAGATGCCGTGGCGCGCCAAGACCGGCCGCGTCTGCCCGGGCGTCGCCCTCCGCATCGTCGACGACGCCGGCCAGCCGCTCCCGTGGGACGGCGCGACGGCGGGCGAGATCGAGGTGCGCGGCCCGTGGATCACCGGCGCCTACTACCGGGACCACGCGCCCGAGAAGTTCCACGACGGCTGGCTCCGCACCGGCGACGTCGGCACGGTCGACGCCAAGGGCTTCGTGCAGATCACCGATCGTGCGAAGGACGTCATCAAGTCGGGCGGCGAGTGGATCTCGTCGGTCGAGCTCGAGAACGAGATCATGGCGCATCCCGACGTGGTCGAGGCCGCGGTCATCGGCATCCCCGACGACCGCTGGCAGGAGCGGCCCCTCGCGTGCGTCGTCCTGCGCCCCGGCCGGGCGACCGCCGCCGCCGACCTGCACGCGTTCCTCGCCGGGCGCGTCGCCCGCTGGTGGCTCCCGGAGCGCTTCGCCTTCATCGCGGAGGTGCCCAAGACGAGCGTCGGCAAGTTCGACAAGAAGGTGCTACGCGCGCGCCACGCCGCGGGCGGGCTCGACGTCGTCGAGGTGGGACGGAGCTGA
- a CDS encoding glycosyl hydrolase family 43, whose product MTVDEFTRLVWRGVDDAPPVLTPPLGSPLIADPTFLLPHETPDGRWHLFAHSIFGVHGFTSDDGVRWSRPRLAVRHAMRPYLLRAEGLYHLFYERYPVFRLPLAAIPGMRWRSWIEHRSSADLRHWSRPAVALAPSLGWHRAQGRGASVGNPTVVRGERGWRLHYSAGLVRVPDCGFDEPLHLGIAHGETIAGPYLSEPRPVLSPSRADPRANLGAGAMRVLRLADGFVGLQNGIAWDASARRSSSAISVRRSADGRRWEYAHPEPIVAPTTGWRARFVYACDARRAANGRWHLYFNGRDRAPLLAGREAIGFVVADPT is encoded by the coding sequence ATGACGGTCGACGAGTTCACCCGGCTCGTGTGGCGCGGCGTCGACGACGCCCCGCCGGTGCTGACGCCGCCGCTCGGCTCGCCGCTGATCGCCGACCCGACCTTCCTCCTGCCCCACGAGACGCCCGACGGCCGCTGGCACCTCTTCGCGCACTCGATCTTCGGCGTGCACGGCTTCACGTCCGACGACGGCGTGCGCTGGTCGCGGCCGCGGCTCGCGGTGCGGCACGCGATGCGGCCCTACCTGCTGCGCGCCGAGGGCCTCTACCATCTCTTCTACGAGCGCTATCCGGTCTTCCGCCTACCGCTCGCGGCGATCCCGGGCATGCGCTGGCGGTCGTGGATCGAGCACCGCTCGTCGGCGGACCTTCGCCACTGGAGCCGGCCGGCCGTGGCGCTCGCGCCGAGCCTCGGATGGCACCGCGCGCAGGGGCGCGGCGCATCCGTCGGCAACCCGACGGTCGTCCGCGGCGAGCGCGGCTGGCGTCTGCACTACAGCGCCGGGCTCGTCCGCGTCCCCGATTGCGGTTTCGACGAGCCCCTGCACCTCGGGATCGCGCACGGCGAGACGATCGCCGGCCCGTACCTCTCCGAGCCGCGCCCGGTGCTGTCGCCGTCGCGCGCGGATCCGCGCGCCAACCTCGGCGCCGGCGCGATGCGGGTGCTGCGGCTCGCCGACGGATTCGTCGGCCTCCAGAACGGGATCGCCTGGGATGCGAGCGCGCGCCGCAGCTCGTCGGCGATCTCGGTCCGGCGCTCCGCCGATGGCCGCCGGTGGGAGTACGCGCATCCCGAGCCGATCGTCGCCCCCACGACCGGGTGGCGCGCGCGCTTCGTCTACGCCTGCGACGCGCGGCGCGCGGCGAACGGCCGCTGGCACCTCTACTTCAACGGACGCGACCGGGCGCCGCTCCTCGCCGGCCGCGAGGCGATCGGCTTCGTCGTCGCCGACCCCACCTGA